A genome region from Triticum aestivum cultivar Chinese Spring chromosome 2B, IWGSC CS RefSeq v2.1, whole genome shotgun sequence includes the following:
- the LOC123046537 gene encoding probable protein-S-isoprenylcysteine O-methyltransferase, with the protein MRHLLLPAPRQRQASLPAPAAQALSPSASSGPQIPALPMAARTQAWQFAAALVFFHGSEYVLAAAFHGHSNVTATSLLISKQYVLAMSFAMVEHLTESLFFPEIKGYLFVSNIGLLMVLVGEIIRKIAVVTAGRAFTHVIRIQYEDQHQLVTHGIYRFMRHPGYSGFLLWAVGTQVMLCNPVSTVVFTLVLWRFFARRIPYEEFFLRQFFGSQYEEYARKVHSGLPFIN; encoded by the exons ATGCGGCATCTCCTCCTCCCAGCACCTCGCCAACGCCAGGCATCTCTTCCCGCTCCCGCTGCCCAAGCCCTGAGCCCCAGCGCAAGCTCCGGTCCCCAGATCCCCGCTCTGCCCATGGCGGCGCGGACGCAGGCGTGGCAGTTCGCGGCCGCCTTGGTCTTCTTCCACGGCTCCGAGTACGTCCTCGCCGCCGCCTTCCACGGCCACAGCAACGTCACCGCCACCT CACTTCTTATCAGCAAGCAGTATGTTTTGGCAATGAGTTTTGCGATGGTGGAACACCTGACAGAAAGCCTTTTCTTCCCAGAAATAAAAGGGTATCTGTTTGTCAGTAATATTGGCCTTCTGATGGTGCTTGTTGGTGAAATTATTCGTAAAATTGCTGTTGTAACAGCTGGACGTGCCTTTACACATGTTATACGGATTCAGTATGAAGACCAGCATCAGTTGGTAACTCATGGAATTTATAG ATTTATGCGGCATCCTGGGTATTCAGGCTTTCTTCTATGGGCAGTTGGAACGCAGGTTATGCTGTGCAATCCAGTATCTACAGTTGTATTTACATTGGTGTTGTGGCGTTTCTTTGCAAGGCGGATACC ATATGAAGAATTTTTCTTGAGGCAATTTTTTGGCTCTCAATATGAAGAATATGCACGGAAAGTGCACTCGGGGTTACCATTTATAAACTGA